The window ACCCTCGGATTGGAAATTTTATTTTATAAGTACTGCTAGGGAATGTCAATTTATGCCTTCAATTGAAACGAACCTTTTATCTTCGTTTTTTCTTTTGCTGTTCTTTTAGGAACTTCTTGGCATTTTTTATTCCGCCCATTTCACTAAATAGACTATTTAGCTTTTCTTTTTCAATCATTTTTGAATTCAAGCCTTCATACTTGGTTTCTTTTATGAGTTTCCGATAGCTTTCTAGCCTTTCAGCTGACAACATACCGTCCTTAATGGCCTTTTGCACAGCACAGTTAGGTTCATTTTTGTGAGTACAGTCATTAAATTTACACGTAGCTGCCAAATCATCAATATCCGCGAAGGATTTGGTCAGATCAGCACTCATGATACCAAGTTCACGCATTCCTGGAGTATCAATTACTACGCCAGTACCCTCTATCATGATTAATTCACGTCTTGTCGTTGTATGTCTACCTTTATCGTCGTTTCTGATTCCACTCGTATCCATTACTGTTTGGCCAAGCAGACAGTTAATTAAGGTTGATTTTCCCACACCAGATGAACCGATAAAAGCAGCTGTTTGTCCATTCGTCAGATAGCTTTTTAATGCTTGATAGCCATCATCAGAGGTACTTGTCGTAACGTATACGTCTACACCGATGGCAACGGAAGCGACTTCGTTAAGCCGTTGCTCAATTTCCGTACAGAGATCGGATTTTGTCAGGACCACGACCGGTATCGCACCACTGTCCCAAGCAATAGAAAGGTAGCGTTCCAGCCTGCGCAGATTAAAATCGTTATTCAGTGACATGCAAATAAAAACGGTATCGATATTTGCCGCAACAACCTGCAGCTCTTCCTTTTTACCTGCTGCCTTTCTTGTAAAAACACTTTTACGCGTCAGTACATGATGAATAATTCCAATTCCTTTGGTACTATCATTCCGATCAACCATTACAAAATCACCAACAGCCGGGAATTCAGAAGGGTCCTTGACGCTATAGAGAAACTTACCAGATATCTCTGCTGTCATTTCACCGTGTTCCGTCAACACCTTATAAATATTTTTAGATTGTGAAGAAACTCGGCCAATAAAAAGATTACTATATTGTGTAGACTCCTGAATAAATCGATCAGTAAGTCCTAAATTTTTCATATTCATGTTCAATTCTATTTCCTCCTAAGGTTTGGATTGCAGCCTTTGGGAGGTTCTATGCCTACTTTATTTTGCACATACCTCCCCGTTACTTACAATCTCATTGCTTTGGTTGTTAAACATAAAACAACAACTCCTTTCGATCATTATATGCTTCACTATATCACAATCCTCAACGAAATTGAATGAAGGGGTGCGTGCTCCATTAAGGTAAGAAAAAAATGAAATCATTACGCTCAGATAAAATCTATCGTGAAATTTTACAAGCTCCAGAAGCGGAAAAGGTAGAGCTATTCAGACATCAAATGCTGGCTCCATGGAACTATTCGAAGAATGGAAGGGCTATCCCTGTCTCTTTTCAATATTACTCTTAACCATTATTCTAATTCTTCGCATTCAAGCCTTGACCCATGATCAGCTCTGTTTCATTTTCTCTTTCAATGATTTCAGCTGCAACCTCAGCAGCTGATTTTAATCTCGAACGGTCGGTTATATAGTTATTTTCATCCCAAAAAGGAGTATCCATGCCACCCATATAGACACCCGTAACAGATATAGACGTATTCTCTAATTCCTTTACTAATGCTTCAGTGAAGCCCCGAATAGCAAACTTGCTCGCACAATACGCGGTTTCATGAACCTTTCCATATAATCCGGCTGTTGAAATAATGTTCATGATTTTTCCGGCATTCCGTTCTAAAAAGGAAGGTAAAATGGCTTTAGTCACATAAATTGTTCCTTTTACATTGGTATCAATCATGGAACTAATCTCACCGACTTTGATTTCCTGGAGAGGGCCGAAGTAACCGACCCCTGCATTATTAAT of the Bacillus tuaregi genome contains:
- the rsgA gene encoding ribosome small subunit-dependent GTPase A — protein: MNMKNLGLTDRFIQESTQYSNLFIGRVSSQSKNIYKVLTEHGEMTAEISGKFLYSVKDPSEFPAVGDFVMVDRNDSTKGIGIIHHVLTRKSVFTRKAAGKKEELQVVAANIDTVFICMSLNNDFNLRRLERYLSIAWDSGAIPVVVLTKSDLCTEIEQRLNEVASVAIGVDVYVTTSTSDDGYQALKSYLTNGQTAAFIGSSGVGKSTLINCLLGQTVMDTSGIRNDDKGRHTTTRRELIMIEGTGVVIDTPGMRELGIMSADLTKSFADIDDLAATCKFNDCTHKNEPNCAVQKAIKDGMLSAERLESYRKLIKETKYEGLNSKMIEKEKLNSLFSEMGGIKNAKKFLKEQQKKKRR
- a CDS encoding SDR family NAD(P)-dependent oxidoreductase; translated protein: MKTILITGSGTGLGKELALAYAEKGNRILLVGRTSTRLDEVRQMIVKTKGSARTISCDITNASRVKQMLSDLNETEKIDQVINNAGVGYFGPLQEIKVGEISSMIDTNVKGTIYVTKAILPSFLERNAGKIMNIISTAGLYGKVHETAYCASKFAIRGFTEALVKELENTSISVTGVYMGGMDTPFWDENNYITDRSRLKSAAEVAAEIIERENETELIMGQGLNAKN